In Haladaptatus paucihalophilus DX253, the following proteins share a genomic window:
- a CDS encoding winged helix-turn-helix domain-containing protein, producing MSQSSMAAVGTQVRQGYATDSTVVTDAAEVQAILDTINDADCRAILDVTGEEVLSTKEISELCDIPLSSTYRKLDCLTDAGLLEETISIRRTGKHTSEYYTRVSDVMMSVNATDGLSVTISYSAPPN from the coding sequence ATGAGCCAATCATCTATGGCGGCGGTCGGAACGCAGGTACGACAGGGATACGCAACCGATTCGACGGTCGTCACCGATGCCGCCGAGGTACAGGCGATTCTCGATACGATAAACGACGCCGACTGCCGTGCCATCCTCGACGTGACCGGCGAGGAGGTTCTGTCGACGAAGGAAATTTCCGAACTCTGTGACATCCCCCTCTCGTCCACGTATCGGAAACTCGACTGCCTCACCGACGCCGGACTGCTGGAGGAAACCATCAGTATTCGACGGACCGGGAAACACACTAGCGAATACTACACGCGCGTCTCCGACGTGATGATGTCGGTCAACGCCACCGACGGACTCTCGGTCACGATTTCGTACTCCGCACCCCCGAACTAG
- a CDS encoding DNA-binding protein has protein sequence MASGIRATVKFDSPGECPLAQFSETADTTINHVSSSVALPNSTGSVTEFFAAVDDLPDDVDREPVFSYGSSNLYRIAHDGDVCCPCECLGQFGCPVHRYTAAEGVLTLVFHAEDFRQLQDVMAEFRERYTSVDVQQLLQPPLEGTPEERVFVNRGKLTDRQLEVLQAAYEKGYFERPKRANATEIAAELGITQSTFTEHLVAAQSKIFEDVL, from the coding sequence ATGGCGTCCGGGATACGAGCGACGGTGAAATTCGATTCTCCGGGTGAGTGTCCGCTCGCCCAGTTCTCGGAGACAGCGGACACGACTATCAATCACGTCTCGTCGAGCGTCGCCCTACCGAATTCGACGGGGAGCGTCACCGAGTTTTTCGCCGCTGTGGACGACCTCCCGGACGACGTAGACAGGGAGCCAGTGTTCTCGTACGGGTCATCGAACCTGTATCGAATCGCGCACGATGGAGACGTGTGCTGTCCGTGCGAGTGTCTCGGTCAGTTCGGCTGTCCCGTCCACCGATACACCGCAGCGGAGGGTGTACTGACGCTCGTGTTCCACGCGGAGGATTTCCGCCAGCTACAGGACGTGATGGCGGAGTTCCGGGAGCGGTACACGTCGGTCGACGTGCAGCAGTTACTCCAACCGCCGCTGGAAGGAACGCCGGAAGAGCGGGTGTTCGTAAACCGAGGGAAACTCACGGACAGACAGCTGGAGGTGTTACAAGCCGCCTACGAGAAGGGGTATTTCGAGCGACCGAAACGGGCGAACGCGACGGAAATCGCGGCGGAACTCGGTATCACCCAATCGACGTTTACCGAACATCTGGTCGCGGCACAGTCGAAGATTTTCGAAGACGTGCTGTGA
- a CDS encoding DUF7560 family zinc ribbon protein, with protein sequence MSRTENYTFVCPECARSTTVDSAMKDALLDHGCAVCGSVVSSDVFTPV encoded by the coding sequence ATGAGCAGGACCGAGAACTACACCTTCGTCTGTCCGGAGTGCGCTAGGTCAACCACGGTCGACTCCGCTATGAAGGACGCCCTTCTCGACCACGGATGCGCGGTCTGTGGGAGCGTCGTCTCGTCCGACGTGTTCACGCCCGTCTGA
- a CDS encoding pyridoxamine 5'-phosphate oxidase family protein has product MTLAHETEMTESEIDDFLGEHETGVLSLAQGEQPYSIPISYGYDASERTFFMRLVSTPESEKRRFLASSPHARLVVYDETGDKTTYRSAVAVGLLEEIPPEELTVEHIEQYGAAKRPLFEIWGKSKQNLDIQLYEFEPTTLSGRRTEIDREENE; this is encoded by the coding sequence ATGACACTCGCCCACGAAACTGAGATGACGGAGTCGGAAATCGACGATTTCCTCGGTGAGCACGAGACTGGCGTCTTATCTCTCGCTCAGGGCGAACAGCCGTATTCGATTCCCATCTCGTATGGGTACGACGCCAGTGAACGGACGTTCTTCATGCGACTCGTTTCGACGCCAGAGAGCGAGAAGCGACGCTTCCTCGCGTCCTCACCGCATGCCCGCCTCGTCGTGTACGATGAGACGGGCGACAAAACGACGTACAGAAGCGCCGTCGCCGTCGGACTGCTCGAAGAGATTCCCCCCGAAGAACTGACCGTCGAACACATCGAACAGTACGGTGCGGCAAAGCGTCCCCTCTTCGAAATCTGGGGCAAGTCGAAACAGAACCTCGACATCCAACTCTACGAATTCGAACCGACCACGTTGAGCGGCCGTCGAACGGAAATCGACCGCGAAGAGAACGAATAA
- a CDS encoding DUF7560 family zinc ribbon protein, translating to MNEYEFTCSECGQQIEINGPMREATLTHGCPVCGATVSPDNFAPC from the coding sequence ATGAACGAATACGAATTCACCTGCTCGGAGTGTGGGCAACAGATCGAAATCAACGGGCCGATGCGCGAGGCGACCCTCACGCACGGGTGTCCCGTGTGTGGGGCGACCGTCAGTCCGGACAATTTCGCTCCGTGTTAG
- a CDS encoding IclR family transcriptional regulator yields MARNGHGSKTIKSVGNAFRILEALEANEPMGVTELSDDVGLSKGSIHHYLATLLEHDFVERCNGKYQLGLRPLTYGGEVREREKVFQIGKEGVDRLAKTTDETARLVVERGGYGVTLYQSTHHDRSGIRTHLGTQEDLHSTAAGKAMLAAMDDERIDDALEWGALPRHTDNTIVDESSLRAEIDDIRSRGIAFDDEEQFEGVRCVATALVTEMDELLGAISVSGPVDRIDDETFSEDIPQEIRNVAGVIEVNTTYLDWME; encoded by the coding sequence ATGGCGCGAAACGGTCACGGGAGCAAGACCATCAAATCGGTGGGGAACGCGTTTCGGATTCTGGAGGCGCTGGAAGCGAACGAGCCGATGGGCGTTACCGAACTGAGCGACGACGTGGGACTCTCGAAGGGGTCGATACACCACTACCTCGCGACGCTCCTCGAACACGATTTCGTCGAGCGATGCAACGGGAAGTATCAACTCGGTCTTCGGCCCCTGACGTATGGCGGGGAAGTGCGCGAGCGGGAGAAGGTCTTTCAAATCGGCAAGGAAGGGGTCGATAGACTCGCGAAGACGACGGACGAAACGGCCCGTCTGGTCGTCGAACGGGGCGGTTACGGAGTCACGCTCTACCAGTCCACTCATCACGACCGCTCGGGGATACGAACCCACCTCGGGACCCAAGAGGACCTCCATAGCACGGCCGCCGGAAAGGCGATGCTCGCGGCGATGGACGACGAGCGTATCGACGACGCCCTCGAATGGGGAGCATTACCCAGACACACGGACAACACTATCGTCGATGAATCCTCGCTCCGCGCAGAAATAGACGATATCCGGTCCCGTGGCATCGCCTTCGACGACGAAGAGCAGTTCGAGGGGGTCCGCTGCGTCGCAACCGCGCTGGTGACCGAGATGGACGAGCTCCTCGGCGCGATCAGCGTCAGCGGTCCCGTGGACCGAATCGACGACGAGACCTTCTCCGAGGACATCCCACAGGAGATTCGGAACGTCGCGGGCGTCATCGAGGTCAACACGACGTACCTCGACTGGATGGAGTAG
- a CDS encoding Gfo/Idh/MocA family protein yields MGMRNDQTLDVGVVGLGTHGLNRAQTLVDFDQRVYGSDASPDARNRFERRFGSAHFESPTELFEEDLNAVVITTPNKFHEPVATAAMKRGIDVFMEKPLAHTLASAERIADTAAETGQTCMVGFQSRFLNVCKILKWYIDRGFFGEITHVQSAYMRRRGVPGRGSWYTSKELAGGGALIDIGIHVIDLLFYFLDEPTVADVASTTRRDFGNQESYAYLDMWGEDDDANMFDVEDSASAFLEFEGDRTATMETAWAVNADSVHAYQIHGTEAGALLDITDIPNTDGEVDQTLEFFETRSGGVDHYLDTSVTANRNNPYREQIRAFLDAVAANDTPDINTVEQALAVQRLVERIYADNE; encoded by the coding sequence ATGGGCATGCGTAACGACCAAACGCTCGACGTCGGGGTCGTCGGTCTCGGAACGCACGGGTTGAACCGTGCACAGACGCTCGTCGATTTCGACCAGCGAGTGTACGGTTCGGACGCGAGTCCGGACGCTCGAAATCGGTTCGAGCGGCGGTTCGGGAGTGCCCACTTCGAGAGTCCGACCGAACTGTTCGAGGAGGACCTGAACGCCGTCGTCATCACCACGCCGAACAAGTTCCACGAACCGGTCGCGACGGCCGCGATGAAGCGGGGTATCGACGTGTTCATGGAGAAACCGTTAGCCCACACGTTGGCGTCCGCGGAACGCATCGCTGACACCGCGGCCGAGACGGGCCAAACCTGCATGGTCGGCTTTCAGAGCCGATTTCTGAACGTCTGCAAGATACTCAAATGGTACATCGACAGGGGATTTTTCGGGGAGATAACGCACGTTCAGTCGGCGTACATGCGCCGCCGCGGCGTCCCCGGCCGCGGGTCGTGGTACACCTCGAAGGAACTGGCGGGCGGCGGCGCGCTCATCGATATCGGTATCCACGTGATAGACCTGCTCTTTTACTTCCTCGACGAACCGACCGTGGCCGACGTCGCTTCGACCACGCGACGAGATTTCGGCAATCAGGAGTCCTACGCGTACCTCGACATGTGGGGCGAGGACGACGACGCAAACATGTTCGACGTGGAAGATTCGGCGTCGGCGTTCCTGGAGTTCGAAGGCGACAGGACGGCGACGATGGAAACCGCGTGGGCGGTCAACGCCGATTCCGTACACGCGTATCAAATCCACGGCACGGAGGCCGGGGCGCTCTTGGACATCACGGACATCCCCAACACGGACGGCGAGGTGGACCAGACGCTCGAATTCTTCGAGACCCGGAGCGGGGGTGTGGACCACTACCTCGACACGTCCGTCACCGCGAACCGGAACAACCCGTACCGGGAGCAGATACGGGCGTTCCTCGACGCCGTTGCGGCGAACGACACACCGGACATCAACACGGTCGAGCAAGCGCTCGCCGTCCAACGCCTCGTCGAGCGCATCTACGCCGACAACGAGTGA
- a CDS encoding sugar phosphate isomerase/epimerase family protein: protein MARPAVQLYSLRTVDEPLAKLITRAGDAGFEGVEFANRITDTDADAVKAALDDGGIESVAAHVGIDELEDDLDETVSFYRSFGCDRLVVPWLDPEHFESEAAIDETAERLTSLARAVAEHDVELGYHNHDHEFETVGGRPAFERFAEASGDALELEVDLGWATAAGADPTAFLERWSDRIPLVHVSDADETRSPTEVGDGVLDVPACASAVRDAGVEWAIYEHDEPEAPLESLSHGGGVLGRF, encoded by the coding sequence ATGGCACGACCAGCCGTGCAATTGTACTCGCTCCGTACCGTAGACGAACCCCTCGCGAAACTGATTACCCGTGCGGGGGACGCCGGATTCGAGGGCGTCGAATTCGCGAACCGAATCACCGACACCGACGCCGACGCCGTGAAAGCGGCGCTCGACGACGGCGGAATCGAATCCGTCGCCGCGCACGTCGGTATCGACGAACTGGAGGACGACCTCGACGAGACGGTCTCGTTCTATCGCTCGTTCGGCTGTGACCGGCTCGTCGTTCCGTGGCTCGACCCGGAGCACTTCGAGAGCGAAGCGGCCATCGACGAAACCGCGGAGCGACTCACGTCGCTCGCGCGGGCGGTCGCGGAACACGACGTCGAACTGGGCTACCACAACCACGACCACGAGTTCGAGACGGTCGGAGGCCGCCCCGCGTTCGAACGGTTCGCGGAGGCGTCCGGGGACGCGCTCGAACTCGAAGTTGACCTCGGCTGGGCGACGGCGGCGGGCGCGGACCCGACGGCGTTCCTCGAACGCTGGAGCGACAGGATTCCGCTCGTTCACGTCTCCGACGCCGACGAGACGCGCTCGCCGACGGAGGTCGGGGACGGCGTGCTGGACGTCCCGGCCTGTGCGAGCGCCGTCCGCGATGCCGGTGTCGAGTGGGCGATTTACGAACACGACGAACCCGAAGCTCCGTTGGAATCGCTCTCCCACGGAGGCGGCGTTTTGGGACGGTTCTAA
- a CDS encoding universal stress protein, translated as MKRGVIAIDETEAHETLLREAGQWAAAADAKLVVLTFLDESEYEKGVETLESVGKVENVSYDTGAVTEAAADDAAAFAAGVLDGMGVEFTTVAAVVGDKERGSRVVEAGEKYDCDHAFVVGTGRSPTGKALFGDFAQQVILNFGGLVTITME; from the coding sequence ATGAAACGTGGAGTGATAGCCATCGACGAGACGGAAGCGCACGAAACACTTCTCCGTGAGGCCGGGCAGTGGGCCGCCGCGGCCGACGCGAAACTCGTGGTACTGACCTTCCTCGACGAATCGGAGTACGAAAAGGGCGTCGAGACGCTTGAATCGGTCGGGAAAGTCGAGAACGTGAGCTACGACACCGGTGCCGTCACGGAGGCGGCGGCCGACGACGCCGCGGCGTTCGCCGCCGGTGTCCTCGACGGGATGGGCGTCGAGTTCACGACCGTCGCCGCCGTCGTCGGGGACAAGGAACGCGGGTCCCGCGTCGTTGAGGCGGGTGAGAAATACGACTGCGACCACGCCTTCGTCGTCGGAACGGGGCGCTCTCCGACGGGAAAGGCGCTCTTCGGCGATTTCGCACAGCAAGTGATACTCAACTTCGGCGGACTCGTCACGATCACGATGGAGTGA
- a CDS encoding Gfo/Idh/MocA family protein: protein MSEHTVAIVGTGPDPSNPTVKGFAMGYRHAEAYTNHDDCRLVGCADIVPENAVAFADAFDIPDDGIFESYEKMLDALEPDIVSVTVPPAIHADIVVGCARRDVEAIHCEKPMATEWADARRMVQECHRRDVQLTFNRQRRFGRPFTEAKRLLDAGEIGELRRVEIGWGDFYDTGAHTVDLAGMFNDDRPAEWVIAGLDYRDEDVRFGVHQENQMWAQWRYTNGVYGMASTEPEAEFVGAALLLRGTEGIIRIDATDGPMLELERGGTKTEIDVGGETMHHTGAEEGRYGSEFHDRAVAEIVDSLETGAESTISGRIGLNTTEILFAGYESVRRRGRVDLPLDIDDNPLTSMVDSGAIVPEPAPEEAEQ from the coding sequence ATGAGTGAGCACACCGTCGCGATAGTCGGGACTGGGCCAGACCCATCCAACCCGACCGTCAAAGGATTCGCTATGGGGTATCGACACGCGGAAGCGTACACGAACCACGACGACTGCCGCCTCGTCGGCTGTGCGGATATCGTCCCGGAGAACGCCGTAGCCTTCGCCGACGCGTTCGACATTCCGGACGACGGTATCTTCGAATCGTACGAGAAGATGCTCGACGCGCTGGAACCGGACATCGTAAGCGTCACCGTTCCACCCGCAATACACGCCGATATCGTCGTCGGCTGTGCTCGGCGCGACGTCGAAGCGATTCACTGCGAGAAACCGATGGCGACCGAATGGGCGGACGCCAGACGGATGGTACAGGAGTGTCACCGTCGAGATGTCCAACTGACGTTCAACCGACAGCGGCGCTTCGGCCGTCCGTTCACGGAGGCCAAACGGCTGCTCGATGCGGGAGAAATCGGCGAGCTTCGTCGTGTCGAAATCGGCTGGGGCGACTTCTACGACACCGGCGCGCACACCGTCGACCTCGCCGGAATGTTCAACGACGACCGACCGGCCGAGTGGGTCATCGCGGGGTTGGACTACCGGGACGAGGACGTTCGGTTCGGCGTGCATCAGGAGAACCAGATGTGGGCGCAGTGGCGCTACACGAACGGCGTGTACGGCATGGCTTCCACCGAACCCGAGGCGGAATTCGTCGGCGCGGCGCTCCTTCTCCGCGGAACGGAGGGCATCATCAGAATCGACGCGACCGACGGTCCGATGCTCGAACTCGAACGGGGCGGGACCAAAACGGAAATCGACGTCGGCGGCGAAACGATGCACCACACGGGAGCGGAGGAGGGACGATACGGCTCCGAGTTCCACGACCGTGCGGTCGCAGAAATCGTCGATTCGCTCGAAACGGGTGCGGAATCTACCATCAGCGGCCGCATCGGACTCAACACGACCGAGATACTGTTCGCGGGCTACGAATCGGTACGCCGTCGCGGACGGGTGGACTTACCTCTCGACATCGATGACAACCCGCTCACATCGATGGTGGATTCGGGTGCTATCGTCCCCGAACCAGCTCCCGAGGAAGCCGAACAGTAG
- a CDS encoding oligopeptide/dipeptide ABC transporter ATP-binding protein, whose protein sequence is MSDAPLLSLKNVEVHFENEPGLLDFDGEAQTVRAVDGVTIDIEENDVISLVGESGCGKTTLGKTAIGLQRPTAGSVEYKGHDIWDIRDGNSDADIAWSDVRRSLQIIHQDPGSSLNPNRRIVSILSEPLRQVSPGLSTGERRERIYSLLDRVGMSPAPDFAERYPHQLSGGEKQRVVLSRALLMNPDVILADEAISALDVSLRVEMMDLMLELQDVFDTSYVFISHDLSNARYFTEHGGGRIGVMYLGKLAELGPAERLIQNPQHPYTEVLRWATPNLGMNMSVTSDFPMRKIDVPDPINPPSGCRFHTRCPKAREVCTRETPDPISVDESSEAACFRADERHEYWNSEPLDGVEPESDPGSTSGGVEMD, encoded by the coding sequence GTGAGCGACGCGCCGCTCCTCTCACTGAAGAACGTGGAGGTCCACTTCGAGAACGAGCCCGGACTCCTCGATTTCGACGGGGAGGCACAGACTGTCCGCGCCGTCGATGGAGTCACCATCGACATCGAGGAAAACGACGTCATTTCGCTCGTCGGCGAGTCCGGGTGCGGAAAGACGACGCTCGGCAAGACGGCCATCGGACTCCAACGGCCGACCGCCGGGAGCGTCGAGTACAAGGGCCACGACATCTGGGATATCCGGGACGGAAACAGCGACGCGGACATCGCGTGGAGCGACGTGCGCCGGTCGCTACAGATAATCCACCAAGACCCGGGGAGTTCGCTGAATCCCAACCGTCGCATCGTGTCCATCCTCTCCGAACCGCTCCGGCAGGTCAGTCCCGGTCTCAGCACCGGCGAGCGACGGGAGCGAATCTACTCGCTGCTCGACAGAGTTGGCATGAGTCCGGCACCGGACTTCGCCGAGCGCTACCCCCATCAACTGTCGGGCGGGGAGAAACAGCGCGTCGTCCTCAGCCGCGCGCTGTTGATGAACCCGGACGTGATTCTGGCGGACGAGGCCATCAGCGCGCTGGACGTCTCGTTGCGCGTCGAGATGATGGACCTCATGCTCGAACTGCAGGACGTGTTCGACACGTCCTACGTGTTCATCTCGCACGACCTCTCGAACGCCCGCTACTTCACCGAACACGGCGGGGGGAGAATCGGCGTGATGTACCTCGGGAAGCTCGCAGAGCTCGGTCCCGCCGAGCGACTCATCCAGAACCCACAGCACCCGTACACCGAGGTGCTCCGCTGGGCGACGCCGAACCTCGGTATGAACATGTCCGTCACGAGCGACTTCCCGATGCGGAAGATCGACGTTCCAGACCCGATAAACCCGCCCTCGGGCTGTCGGTTCCACACGCGCTGTCCGAAGGCGCGGGAAGTCTGTACGCGCGAGACGCCCGACCCGATTTCGGTCGATGAATCGTCGGAAGCGGCGTGTTTCCGGGCCGACGAGCGACACGAGTACTGGAACAGCGAGCCACTCGACGGCGTGGAACCCGAGTCCGACCCCGGTTCGACGAGCGGCGGCGTCGAGATGGACTGA